TGTCATGGTCTTCATCACTGTCTCATAGGATGGGGGTAGGTCCTGGTGCATAGCCAGGGTGTGTGCGGTGTATCTAGGAGACACACAGGGGCGAGAGACCGACTCTCTCTGGATTCCAGTCCTCCTCATGTCTTCTAGccgtctgaaaaaaaaaaaggcaggtaaACTAAGACAGTCAAACACaattgaagacattgataaagacttctggtcaaaatgtttgtcattaaacTTGTTAAGTATTTCTAAACTTAGCACAATTGGGTGTTTTAAAATGGATAACCAGGTCTATAGACTCTGTTATCTTACTTGTTTTTACCATAGCCACTGGCCAGCCTTTCAGGTTTTTTGACCTCATTCCGGGCTATGCATATTTATCAACAACACCACTAAAGATTGGAAATTTAATCTCCTGCCTCCCAGGTTATTATCCGCCCCTTCAAGCTTGAATAGGGTCCTCTGTTTAGTATTGACATGCaatgaaaaaaacaccatttgACAATTCTGCCCTCAATGTACCCCATTCTAGACTGTAATTGCATGTTTATTTAAGAGCAAACAGACACTGGCTGCTTGGGTTTTGATCAGCGGTTTCAACTGCTATTAATACTCTGGTTTACTATCAACGGgccccctttaaaaaaaacttaaaatgatGAAAAACCAAATGGTTATCTGGAGGTCCTGAGATAACCCGTGTGATCTCGGGACAAGGAAGACTCACAACGGCACAGTGCCTACCTCTGTATGATAGTCCTCTGGGGCTCCTGCAAGCGGCTTTGCAGGAAGAAGAGAGAAGGGCTGGAAGTGTTGCTGTGGTTCGATTTAACTGTCAGGTAAAATCCAAGGAAAAGCAGCAGGGCTCCCACTAagaacacacacagcagcatGTACATCATGGCGGTCCAGATAGACAGCTCAGCCCAATCCGTCTGGCCGGACAAGAACAGCAACGGCAGGACCGCGACGAACATGAGTATCAGCCCGATACtggtcagctcattgtgaaacgaaGGCATTGCACCTACAGCAACAGCATGCTCTTTCAccactctcaaaaaaaaaaaaaaaaaaaaaaaaacccaacacacCTGCAGGATTCCCCTGGATGCAGACGTCCTTCTCTTCTGGAGACTGAGCTTCAGTCTGGTAACAGCTCAGAATATTCCTTCACCATTACACGACTCAAGCTCTGTGTCTGCAAACCTTCCCTACCACTCTGCTGGCCTCTCTAATGTTGGGTGCATCCGAGTGCAGGGGGAGAGACTGCTTCCTCATATCTGTGAAGctaacctgagagagagagagagagagctgctgtCTGACTCCCCCTGAGACACAGCTGCAATAACTCAGTGACAGGAGCACTCCCACCAGCTACAGACAGCGTATCACTTTATTAACACTTTattaggccctattcacaaaactgtttcaaggaatgttttgttaagaacgttttttttttttttaagtcagttttatttatttaaatcaggtTTGCAGTTCATGAACTCTTTTTCCAGCTGATTTAAAGAGGggttttattagtttattctcaGTTTTCAAAAAGCTGTTTAATCTTAACAAAACGTGTCTTTGAAATGTTGTGAATGGGGGGCCTTAATGATTATGACACTAACATGAATTTAAAGCAggggcttttttattttttattttaatgctacactattattattattattattattattattattattatttatttatttcttagcagacgctcttatccagggcgacttacaatcgtaagcaaatacattaagtgttacaatacaagtaatacagtaagagcaagaaatacaataactacacTAAACTACACTAAAACACAACGGTTTATAACTAGCAAGTACAGTATTTAactgggttacattttgaatTCTGGTGTGATTGGATTAACCCCCAAgctaaaacaaacatgtttgctCCCTTAATCTTTGGATAATGTTTAAACTCCAGTGGGTTACTATCTCAACACACACAGTACCAGTAGAGATGAGGAGACACTTCTTAACATTTACTCAACATTTCTACACAAACTGAAGATGAttaatgaaatgtttattttgagatattcaCAGGAACAAGCCCATTCCCCCATCCAAGAAATGTTCTGTACTCAAGTGTTTGTGCTTCAGAGATACACGACTCTGCTTCATTATATACataaacacacgcacacagagttCATGTCTGAAGTTAGAAAAAAGATCATGACCTTTGTCACTCTCCCTTGGCACAAAAGAGGAAGCAATAATAGAGATATTCCTTTAAAACATCACAGctggataaaaaataaattgtatcgTAGATAGTTTAATGTAGATAGTTTGATATCATACTATAGTGTACAGAATTTAAATGTGTACTCTATAATGATAACATGAAACTCAATCACAAACTCCATGCTTAaaataatgcatattaaaaatgtatatattacttTACAAACGCTAAACTTACACGTAACCTTCCTCAGTTATAATATAAGCGAGTGTGGCGATCATTGCCTTGTACTAGAACGAGACCGTATCATCAACGAAACGCCCACATCATATTGCCCTAGTGCTTTCATTTCCTTAGTTTTTATAGATGTCAGAAAACATGGCTAAACGGATTTCATTTTGGTTTTGGGAACACCCTATCTGctct
The Acipenser ruthenus chromosome 10, fAciRut3.2 maternal haplotype, whole genome shotgun sequence DNA segment above includes these coding regions:
- the LOC117973082 gene encoding uncharacterized protein LOC117973082 translates to MPSFHNELTSIGLILMFVAVLPLLFLSGQTDWAELSIWTAMMYMLLCVFLVGALLLFLGFYLTVKSNHSNTSSPSLFFLQSRLQEPQRTIIQRRLEDMRRTGIQRESVSRPCVSPRYTAHTLAMHQDLPPSYETVMKTMTGPSALQQSIANTA